The following are encoded in a window of Collinsella aerofaciens genomic DNA:
- a CDS encoding peptide deformylase yields the protein MIKPIMKSEFFLRLPSEDAGPDDAVIGQDLLDTLHEHEHECVGLAANMIGVRKRIICVKDGNRALLMYNPQILEQVNAYQTSEGCLSLIGERPCTRYRRIKVEYLDENFIHRIKNFSGYTAEIIQHEIDHCNGIVI from the coding sequence ATGATTAAGCCCATCATGAAATCCGAGTTCTTTTTACGCCTGCCTTCCGAAGACGCGGGACCCGACGACGCCGTGATCGGGCAAGACCTCCTGGATACGCTCCACGAGCATGAGCACGAGTGCGTGGGCCTCGCCGCCAACATGATCGGCGTGCGCAAACGCATCATCTGCGTAAAGGACGGCAACAGGGCGCTCCTGATGTACAACCCGCAAATTCTTGAGCAGGTCAATGCCTATCAAACGAGCGAAGGATGCCTCTCGCTGATCGGCGAGCGTCCCTGTACCCGCTATCGCCGCATTAAGGTTGAGTATTTGGACGAGAACTTCATCCACCGCATCAAAAACTTCTCGGGCTACACCGCCGAAATCATCCAGCACGAAATCGACCACTGCAACGGGATAGTGATTTAG
- a CDS encoding aminotransferase class I/II-fold pyridoxal phosphate-dependent enzyme: MSDRDVRQSDVIRASEMLGKKLGKSQMSQYVSGKTIPRRDVAELLARILEVDVTWLLAGDADQGETPPSRKVAKSEPSPSAQIPRSTTMRTFSKSTKLDNVLYDVRGPVVDEAARMEDEGERILKLNIGNPAPFGFRTPDEVIKDMRQQLPDCEGYSNSRGLFSARKAIMQYSQIKGLPNVQMEHIYTGNGVSELIQLSMNALLDNGDEILIPSPDYPLWTACATLAGGHPVHYLCDEQADWYPDLEDMESKITSATKALVIINPNNPTGSVYPREVLEGIVEVARKHQLMIFADEIYDRLCMDGYEHVSIASLAPDLPCVTFSGLSKSHMIAGYRIGWMVLSGNQRCMSDFIMGINMLSNMRLCSNVPAQSIVQTALGGHQSVNDYIRPGGRVYEQRNFVYEALNKIDGISVVKPRAAFYIFPKMDVKKFNITDDEQFALDLLHEKKILITRGGGFNWAEPDHFRIVYLPRMEVLKESLEDLADFFDHYRQS; encoded by the coding sequence ATGTCCGATCGCGACGTTCGCCAGTCGGACGTGATCCGCGCATCGGAGATGCTCGGCAAAAAACTCGGCAAGAGTCAGATGAGCCAATATGTGAGCGGCAAGACGATCCCGCGGCGCGATGTGGCCGAGCTGCTCGCCCGCATTTTGGAGGTCGATGTTACCTGGCTGCTTGCCGGTGACGCCGACCAAGGTGAGACCCCTCCGTCCCGTAAAGTTGCCAAATCCGAACCTAGTCCCTCAGCTCAAATTCCAAGGAGCACCACCATGCGTACTTTTTCTAAATCCACCAAGCTTGATAACGTCCTGTATGATGTGCGCGGTCCCGTCGTCGACGAGGCTGCCCGTATGGAGGACGAGGGCGAGCGCATCCTCAAGCTCAATATCGGCAACCCGGCGCCCTTCGGTTTCCGCACGCCCGACGAGGTCATCAAGGATATGCGTCAGCAGCTGCCCGACTGCGAAGGCTATTCCAACTCGCGCGGCCTGTTCTCTGCGCGCAAGGCGATCATGCAGTACTCCCAGATCAAAGGCCTGCCCAATGTTCAGATGGAGCATATCTACACGGGCAACGGCGTGTCCGAGCTCATTCAGCTTTCGATGAACGCGCTGCTCGACAATGGCGACGAGATTCTGATCCCCAGCCCCGACTATCCGCTCTGGACGGCGTGCGCAACCCTTGCCGGCGGCCATCCCGTGCACTATCTGTGCGATGAGCAGGCGGATTGGTATCCCGACCTGGAGGATATGGAGTCCAAGATCACGAGCGCGACCAAGGCCCTCGTCATCATCAACCCCAACAACCCCACGGGCTCGGTCTATCCGCGCGAGGTGCTCGAGGGCATCGTCGAGGTTGCGCGCAAGCACCAGCTCATGATCTTTGCCGATGAGATCTACGACCGCCTGTGCATGGACGGCTACGAGCACGTCTCGATTGCCTCGCTCGCTCCCGATCTGCCCTGTGTCACCTTTAGCGGCCTTTCCAAGTCGCACATGATCGCGGGCTATCGTATTGGCTGGATGGTGCTTTCGGGCAACCAGCGCTGCATGAGCGACTTCATCATGGGCATCAACATGCTCTCTAACATGCGCCTGTGCTCCAACGTGCCGGCTCAGTCGATCGTCCAGACGGCGCTCGGCGGCCATCAGTCGGTTAACGACTACATCCGTCCCGGCGGCCGTGTCTACGAGCAGCGCAACTTTGTGTATGAGGCGCTCAACAAGATTGACGGCATCTCGGTGGTTAAGCCGCGCGCGGCGTTCTACATCTTCCCCAAGATGGATGTTAAGAAGTTCAACATCACCGATGACGAGCAGTTCGCCCTCGACCTGCTACACGAGAAGAAGATCCTGATCACGCGCGGCGGCGGCTTTAACTGGGCCGAGCCCGACCACTTCCGCATCGTGTACTTGCCGCGCATGGAAGTGCTCAAAGAGTCCCTCGAAGACCTCGCCGACTTCTTTGACCATTACCGTCAGAGCTAG